The following are encoded in a window of bacterium genomic DNA:
- a CDS encoding homoserine O-acetyltransferase, translating to MKRSIRLLAAWFWVLLLVASSASALDEIVEKKVFELPEFSLVSGQKIQQVKIGYETYGKMAPTGDNVILICHFYSGNSHAAGKYAPNDPAPGYWDVIIGPGKPLDTDKYFIVSSDTLCNLNPKHPKVITTGPASINPATGKPYGMSFPIVTIQDFVNLQYKLLQSLGVKKLKAVTGASMGGLQSFQWIVSYPDFVEKAIPVIATPRLHAWLMGWGKLWADPIKLDPKWNGGDYYGKPEPMEGVTYSLMLTTLSAQGFEWAEKSFERKWASAEKDPFKAMENDFLIHDSLQKAGAARAQTADANSILYLNKACSLFDIANGFPSYEEAVKTIKAKVLMIAANNDLLFPPEQVKEHVEIFKKLGKEVSYFELKSPNGHLGGLTAITQASELITKFLAE from the coding sequence ATGAAAAGATCCATTCGTTTGCTGGCTGCCTGGTTTTGGGTTCTTCTGCTTGTTGCCTCAAGTGCTTCTGCCCTGGATGAGATAGTTGAAAAAAAGGTCTTCGAATTACCCGAGTTTTCTTTGGTAAGTGGGCAGAAAATCCAGCAGGTCAAGATAGGCTATGAGACTTACGGAAAGATGGCGCCCACAGGAGACAACGTCATTTTGATATGCCATTTTTATTCGGGCAATTCCCACGCAGCAGGAAAGTATGCTCCCAATGACCCGGCCCCAGGCTACTGGGATGTGATCATAGGCCCCGGCAAGCCCTTGGACACGGACAAGTATTTCATAGTGAGCTCGGACACTCTTTGCAATCTTAACCCCAAGCATCCCAAGGTGATCACAACTGGACCCGCATCCATCAATCCGGCCACCGGCAAGCCCTATGGCATGAGCTTTCCCATAGTCACCATCCAGGATTTCGTGAACCTCCAGTACAAGCTTTTGCAATCCCTTGGGGTTAAGAAGCTCAAGGCGGTCACAGGGGCCTCCATGGGAGGGCTCCAGAGCTTCCAGTGGATAGTCTCTTACCCGGATTTCGTGGAGAAGGCTATCCCTGTTATAGCCACCCCCAGGCTGCATGCCTGGCTCATGGGCTGGGGCAAGCTCTGGGCAGATCCCATAAAGCTGGATCCCAAGTGGAATGGCGGTGATTACTATGGAAAGCCCGAACCCATGGAAGGGGTAACCTACTCTTTGATGCTCACAACCTTAAGCGCCCAGGGCTTCGAGTGGGCAGAGAAGAGCTTCGAGAGGAAGTGGGCCTCAGCTGAAAAAGACCCCTTCAAGGCCATGGAGAATGATTTCCTGATCCACGACTCCCTTCAAAAGGCCGGGGCTGCTAGGGCCCAGACCGCTGATGCCAACTCCATCCTCTATCTGAACAAGGCCTGCTCCCTCTTCGACATCGCCAACGGCTTCCCTTCATACGAGGAGGCTGTGAAAACCATAAAGGCCAAGGTCTTGATGATAGCAGCCAACAACGACCTGCTCTTCCCCCCCGAGCAGGTAAAAGAACATGTGGAGATATTCAAGAAGCTGGGCAAAGAGGTCTCCTACTTCGAGCTCAAGAGCCCCAACGGTCATCTAGGCGGCCTGACCGCCATAACCCAGGCCTCGGAGCTCATAACCAAGTTCCTGGCCGAGTGA
- a CDS encoding sigma 54-interacting transcriptional regulator, with protein sequence MAICTMEPAQELELLRLVLDSIHNGVLVTDPKGRVILLNTPYARFLGVRAEEQLGKHCTEVVENSRMHIVAETGIPEINHRHEIKGQSMVVQRIPIWKDGRVMAVFGQVMFKDVRDVEKLARRLSVLESKVRLYEDQLLSLRSSRYTLDSIAGESKAVKELKQEALKAAAHSLPVLITGESGTGKELFAHAIHHASPRRLHPFVRINCSAIPRDLFESELFGYERGAFTGARSGGKPGKLELAHHGSVFLDEIGDLPLEMQPKLLRVLEEKELERVGGTSVIRTDFRLIAASNQDLESMVTEGKFRRDLFYRLNVIRLHIPPLRDRREDILALARHILRRMAEDSCRKQPALDPRAEAALLDYGWPGNVRELSNVLERAFAAVQSETIGLEDLPFHVRGRDPKAMEPLGPPLAQLKARTEKEAILKALESSGGNKAKAASILGIHRTLLYKKMRKHGIPLTKTHQAEKV encoded by the coding sequence ATGGCCATCTGCACCATGGAGCCTGCTCAAGAGCTGGAGCTTCTCAGGTTAGTTCTGGACAGTATCCACAATGGAGTGCTTGTCACTGACCCCAAGGGGCGGGTCATCCTGCTCAATACTCCCTACGCCCGTTTCCTGGGGGTAAGGGCAGAGGAGCAACTGGGCAAACACTGCACCGAGGTGGTTGAGAACAGCAGGATGCATATTGTGGCAGAAACCGGGATACCCGAGATAAACCATCGCCACGAGATAAAAGGCCAGAGCATGGTGGTGCAGAGAATACCCATATGGAAGGACGGAAGGGTGATGGCTGTTTTCGGCCAGGTCATGTTCAAGGACGTGCGGGATGTGGAAAAGCTAGCCAGGAGGCTCTCTGTCCTGGAGTCCAAGGTAAGGCTTTACGAGGACCAGCTCCTGTCACTGCGCTCCAGCCGCTACACCCTGGATTCCATAGCCGGTGAGAGCAAGGCAGTCAAAGAGCTCAAACAGGAGGCCCTCAAAGCAGCGGCCCACAGCCTTCCTGTCCTGATAACAGGAGAGTCAGGAACAGGAAAGGAGCTCTTTGCCCACGCCATCCACCATGCCAGCCCCAGGCGCCTTCATCCCTTTGTGCGCATAAACTGCTCGGCCATTCCCAGGGACCTCTTCGAGTCCGAACTCTTTGGCTATGAGAGGGGAGCCTTCACAGGAGCCCGCTCGGGGGGCAAGCCCGGCAAGCTGGAGCTGGCCCATCACGGCTCGGTCTTCCTGGACGAGATAGGAGATCTACCCTTGGAGATGCAGCCCAAGCTGCTTCGGGTCCTGGAGGAAAAAGAGCTGGAGCGCGTTGGAGGAACATCTGTCATACGTACAGATTTCAGGCTCATAGCTGCCTCCAACCAAGATCTGGAGAGCATGGTCACAGAGGGGAAATTTCGGAGGGACCTGTTTTATCGTCTCAATGTGATCAGGCTGCACATCCCTCCCCTCAGGGATCGCAGGGAAGACATCCTTGCCCTGGCCCGTCATATTCTCAGGCGCATGGCCGAAGACTCCTGCAGGAAACAACCAGCCCTGGATCCCAGGGCTGAGGCGGCCCTGCTGGACTATGGCTGGCCTGGAAACGTGAGGGAGCTCTCCAATGTGCTGGAAAGGGCCTTTGCAGCCGTGCAGTCCGAAACCATTGGCCTGGAAGATCTTCCCTTCCATGTAAGAGGCAGGGATCCCAAGGCAATGGAACCCCTGGGCCCTCCACTGGCTCAGCTAAAGGCCCGCACAGAGAAGGAGGCCATCCTCAAGGCCCTGGAGTCATCCGGAGGAAACAAGGCCAAGGCGGCCAGCATCCTGGGAATCCACAGGACGCTTCTCTACAAGAAGATGAGAAAACACGGGATCCCCCTTACCAAAACCCATCAGGCAGAAAAGGTGTAG
- a CDS encoding SDR family oxidoreductase: MEIREPEIRREDVLVLLDEDFNGRNVCMVTGCASGIGRATAVAASANGLLVVGLDNDKKGGEKTCELAKSMGGNMVFLPADLTLDQDMEQAVQEAASLGQIRYLANIAGIQHIDLIENFPMEKYDLMHKIMLRAPFYLSKLVIPHMKKSPDGRGVIGNMASIHAHICTSHKPVYNIVKFGLRGLTQSIAAEGDGKIRAFSVSTGFVSTPLALRQVPAQALQRGITQQEVVRDVMMGKSRVKEMMSPIEVANLFVFGFSRYSKYLVGADLLFDGGVVLTY, from the coding sequence ATGGAAATTCGTGAGCCAGAGATCCGAAGGGAAGATGTGCTGGTGCTCCTGGATGAGGATTTCAATGGCAGAAACGTGTGCATGGTCACCGGATGCGCAAGCGGAATAGGCAGGGCCACGGCAGTGGCCGCTTCGGCCAACGGGCTTCTTGTGGTGGGCCTGGATAATGACAAGAAAGGAGGTGAGAAGACCTGCGAGCTGGCCAAGAGCATGGGGGGGAACATGGTCTTTTTGCCAGCTGATTTGACTCTTGACCAGGACATGGAACAGGCTGTGCAGGAGGCTGCCTCCTTGGGCCAGATAAGGTATCTGGCCAACATAGCTGGGATCCAGCACATAGACCTCATCGAGAACTTCCCCATGGAAAAATACGACCTGATGCACAAGATCATGCTTAGGGCTCCTTTCTATCTTTCCAAGCTTGTGATCCCTCACATGAAGAAAAGCCCAGATGGTAGAGGCGTCATCGGAAACATGGCTTCCATCCATGCACACATCTGCACCAGCCACAAGCCCGTGTACAACATAGTGAAATTCGGTCTTAGGGGATTGACCCAGTCCATAGCCGCAGAGGGGGATGGAAAGATAAGGGCCTTTTCCGTGAGCACCGGTTTCGTGAGCACCCCTTTGGCCCTCAGACAGGTGCCAGCTCAGGCACTGCAGCGGGGCATAACCCAGCAAGAGGTGGTAAGAGACGTGATGATGGGCAAGAGCAGGGTAAAAGAGATGATGTCACCCATAGAGGTTGCAAATCTCTTTGTCTTTGGATTCTCTAGATACTCCAAGTACTTGGTGGGAGCGGACCTCCTTTTCGACGGTGGGGTGGTGCTAACGTATTGA
- a CDS encoding FadR/GntR family transcriptional regulator, giving the protein MFQSARSSKASEHIVEQIRKAIFEGRLRPGDRLPAETQLMQSFQVSKATLREALRALEFLGFLEIRKGANGGAFVTKVDVTKARDLFLNFLHFQDLCLEDLSEVRLILEPYVAEKSARLISPEDLHRLQELNEQCESTLAGLSSFDLRCNEIEFHRIIGRATGNPILSFILEFVENLLVDAKEVLRPDQEFSRRVLTAHQRIVEAICNKDAQRAREEMARHVKEVERDLSDLQRQRKANSPKSLERQFLVELVSEKGGGRTQKA; this is encoded by the coding sequence ATGTTCCAATCGGCCAGGTCCAGCAAGGCATCAGAGCACATAGTAGAGCAGATCCGCAAGGCCATTTTCGAGGGAAGGCTGCGCCCAGGGGACAGGCTGCCTGCAGAGACCCAGCTCATGCAGTCATTCCAGGTGAGCAAGGCCACCTTGAGGGAGGCTTTGAGGGCCTTGGAGTTTCTGGGGTTCTTGGAGATCCGCAAGGGCGCCAACGGCGGGGCCTTTGTCACCAAAGTAGACGTTACTAAGGCCAGAGATCTTTTTCTGAATTTCCTTCATTTTCAGGATCTTTGCCTGGAAGACCTCTCAGAGGTACGCCTGATTCTGGAGCCTTACGTTGCCGAGAAATCCGCCAGGCTCATCTCCCCAGAAGACTTGCACAGGCTCCAAGAGCTCAATGAGCAGTGCGAAAGCACTCTGGCTGGCCTATCCAGCTTTGACCTCAGGTGCAATGAGATAGAGTTCCATCGCATCATAGGAAGGGCCACAGGAAATCCCATCCTAAGCTTCATATTGGAGTTCGTGGAAAACCTCCTGGTGGACGCCAAGGAGGTGTTGCGCCCCGATCAGGAGTTCTCAAGGCGGGTGCTCACAGCCCATCAGCGGATAGTGGAGGCCATCTGCAACAAAGATGCACAGAGAGCCAGGGAGGAGATGGCCAGACATGTCAAGGAGGTGGAAAGGGATCTTTCAGACCTTCAAAGACAAAGAAAGGCGAACTCCCCCAAATCCCTTGAGAGACAATTCCTGGTCGAGCTGGTATCTGAGAAAGGAGGTGGTAGAACACAGAAAGCGTAG
- the dctP gene encoding TRAP transporter substrate-binding protein DctP: MKRRLRLSVLGLLLAAIVALVGMAEPVQAAAKWKYQSIWVPSITLWRPDKYFCDLMNNMAAPDLEIQYFAGGTLITKSDEIFEAVQKGTLDAATDWPSYWAGKNTAFDLVSSVPVWFNPGDYMVWMWQGGGFELTQELYGKFGIVYFPHALTGPESGQRSNKPITKGDDYKGVKMRQCGRNHAKILNDIGGAAIFMPGAEIYLALSRGTIDAAEFSVPEVDWSMGLHEVTKYWVLPGWHQPGPLWGVMVNKKSFDSLPDKIKFMFQQAAQATMMWSWTYFEWTSGEYTRKMMDKGIKVTRLDDATLDKLTELAYNYLLADAEANPDHAKIAYSQVRYLKNIDIWRTIQQPFMFGRTPPKLDDLYGKLEAIAKKHNVYEPVIQLEKQVRTRMDKQEFWKPGTPYVQNPVMPK, translated from the coding sequence ATGAAAAGAAGACTGAGGCTGTCGGTCTTGGGTTTGCTTCTGGCGGCAATAGTTGCTCTGGTGGGAATGGCCGAACCCGTACAGGCTGCGGCCAAATGGAAGTACCAGAGCATATGGGTTCCTTCCATAACCCTTTGGAGACCCGACAAGTACTTCTGTGACCTCATGAACAATATGGCTGCCCCTGATTTGGAGATCCAATATTTTGCCGGGGGAACCCTAATCACCAAATCGGACGAGATATTCGAGGCGGTTCAGAAGGGGACCCTGGATGCGGCCACCGACTGGCCCAGTTACTGGGCTGGAAAGAACACGGCCTTTGACCTGGTTTCCTCTGTTCCTGTGTGGTTCAACCCGGGTGACTACATGGTGTGGATGTGGCAAGGAGGAGGCTTTGAGCTTACTCAAGAACTTTATGGCAAGTTCGGGATAGTTTACTTCCCCCATGCTTTGACAGGACCAGAGTCGGGCCAGAGATCCAACAAGCCCATTACCAAAGGGGATGATTACAAGGGCGTCAAGATGCGCCAGTGCGGCAGGAACCATGCCAAGATTCTCAACGACATAGGCGGTGCGGCCATCTTCATGCCAGGAGCGGAGATCTACCTGGCCCTCTCCAGAGGCACCATAGACGCGGCGGAGTTCTCAGTGCCGGAGGTGGACTGGTCCATGGGGCTTCATGAGGTGACCAAATACTGGGTGCTTCCGGGCTGGCACCAGCCTGGTCCCCTTTGGGGTGTAATGGTCAACAAAAAATCCTTTGACTCCCTCCCCGACAAGATCAAGTTCATGTTCCAGCAGGCCGCCCAGGCCACAATGATGTGGTCCTGGACTTACTTCGAGTGGACTTCCGGCGAGTACACCAGAAAGATGATGGACAAGGGCATCAAGGTGACCCGTCTGGACGACGCCACCTTGGACAAGCTCACAGAACTAGCTTACAACTACCTTCTGGCCGATGCCGAGGCCAACCCAGACCACGCCAAGATTGCCTACTCCCAGGTGCGTTACCTAAAGAACATAGACATCTGGCGGACCATTCAGCAGCCATTTATGTTCGGGCGGACTCCCCCCAAACTGGACGATCTTTATGGAAAGCTGGAAGCCATAGCCAAGAAACACAATGTGTACGAGCCAGTGATCCAGCTGGAAAAACAGGTCAGGACGCGCATGGACAAACAGGAGTTCTGGAAGCCCGGCACCCCCTACGTGCAGAATCCCGTGATGCCCAAGTAG
- a CDS encoding TRAP transporter small permease subunit, with protein MEGLRKLVRFLDSVSEWSGRIFGWLVMVICGLSVYEVITRRFLGKPTIWTNEVTGYIFCAVVLLLMGYTLLYKGHANVDLIYERLSPRRQAIVDIITYVVFVGLFVVVFFVDAVRFAATSWAMLERSPSALNAYVFPAKTMLPLGAFLLLLQVISNFIKRVVFLAKGVSL; from the coding sequence GTGGAAGGTTTGAGAAAGCTGGTCAGATTCCTGGACTCTGTTTCAGAGTGGTCGGGGCGCATCTTTGGATGGCTGGTCATGGTCATATGCGGGCTTTCGGTTTATGAGGTCATCACAAGAAGATTTCTGGGAAAGCCCACCATATGGACCAACGAGGTCACAGGTTACATATTTTGCGCCGTAGTGCTTCTCTTGATGGGTTACACCCTTCTTTACAAAGGCCACGCCAACGTGGATCTCATCTACGAGCGGCTCTCCCCCAGGAGACAGGCCATTGTGGACATAATCACCTATGTGGTTTTCGTGGGGCTTTTCGTGGTGGTCTTTTTCGTTGATGCGGTGCGCTTTGCGGCCACATCCTGGGCAATGCTGGAGAGGTCTCCCAGCGCTCTAAACGCCTACGTTTTCCCAGCCAAGACCATGTTACCTTTGGGAGCTTTTCTGCTTCTCCTGCAGGTCATATCCAATTTCATAAAAAGGGTTGTTTTTCTGGCTAAAGGAGTCTCGTTATGA